Proteins from one Halovivax limisalsi genomic window:
- a CDS encoding 2-oxoacid:ferredoxin oxidoreductase subunit beta, with protein sequence MSSDVRFTDFKSDKQPTWCPGCGDFGTMNGMMKALANTGNDPDNTFVVAGIGCSGKIGTYMHSYALHGVHGRALPVGTGVKMARPDIEVMVAGGDGDGYSIGAGHFVHAVRRNVDMSYVVMDNRIYGLTKGQASPTSRSDFETSTTPEGPQQPPVNPLALALASGATFVAQSFASDAMRHTEIVEAAIEHDGFGFVNVFSPCVTFNDVDTYDYFRDTLVDLEEEGHDPTDYESAKEVILDADKEYQGVMYQDETSVPYDEQHGIDADMSEIPDGAPEDAMDLVREFY encoded by the coding sequence ATGAGTTCAGACGTCAGATTCACCGACTTCAAGTCCGACAAGCAACCGACCTGGTGTCCCGGCTGCGGCGACTTCGGGACCATGAACGGCATGATGAAGGCCCTGGCGAACACGGGCAACGACCCCGACAACACGTTCGTCGTCGCCGGCATCGGCTGTTCGGGTAAGATCGGCACCTACATGCACAGCTACGCGCTCCACGGCGTCCACGGGCGCGCCCTGCCGGTCGGCACCGGCGTCAAGATGGCCCGGCCAGACATCGAGGTCATGGTCGCCGGCGGCGACGGCGACGGCTACTCGATCGGCGCCGGCCACTTCGTCCACGCCGTCCGCCGGAACGTCGACATGTCCTACGTCGTCATGGACAACCGCATCTACGGGCTGACGAAGGGCCAGGCCTCGCCGACCTCGCGCTCGGACTTCGAGACGTCGACGACGCCCGAGGGCCCCCAGCAGCCGCCGGTCAACCCGCTCGCGCTCGCGCTGGCCTCCGGCGCGACGTTCGTCGCCCAGTCGTTCGCCTCCGACGCGATGCGTCACACCGAGATCGTCGAGGCCGCGATCGAGCACGACGGCTTCGGCTTCGTCAACGTCTTCAGCCCGTGCGTGACGTTCAACGACGTCGACACCTACGACTACTTCCGCGACACCCTCGTCGACCTCGAGGAGGAGGGCCACGACCCGACCGACTACGAGAGCGCGAAGGAGGTCATCCTCGACGCCGACAAGGAGTACCAGGGCGTGATGTATCAGGACGAAACGTCCGTCCCGTACGACGAGCAGCACGGGATCGACGCGGACATGTCCGAGATTCCCGACGGTGCGCCCGAGGACGCGATGGACCTCGTCCGCGAGTTCTACTGA
- a CDS encoding 2-oxoacid:acceptor oxidoreductase subunit alpha, which yields MAADLNWAIGGEAGDGIDSTGKIFAQALSRAGRHVFTSKDFASRIRGGYTAYKIRTAVEDVQSVVDRLDILVALTQRTIDENLDEMHDGSAVIYDGERSWDAEIPEEITAVDVPLKSLAEEAGGAIMRNIVALGAACEITGFDVEYLDEALEKRFGGKGSKIVENNREAARLGQEYVEEHYDLDRLGYNLETTDEDYVLLNGNEAIGMGAIAAGCRFYAGYPITPATSIMEYLTGRIDDYGGHVVQAEDELSAINMALGAARGGARSMTATSGAGIDLMTETFGLVATSETPLVIADVQRSGPSTGMPTKQEQGDLNMVLYGGHGEVPRFVVAPTTVTECFWKTIEAFNLAEKYQTPVFLVSDLAMSVTEQTFPPEAFDMDDVEIDRGKIVDEDDVEAWLDDEGRFRAHAATDDGISPRALPGTLDGAHMSTGLEHDELGRRTEETDVRVQQVDKRNRKVETARAEEDWDYREFGDPDADDLVISWGSNEGAIVEALDLLDERDVSVRVLSVPYLFPRPNLSDDVEAADDVVVVECNASGQFADVIEHDTLTRVKRINKYTGVRFKADELADDIEAALAAEVPAQ from the coding sequence ATGGCTGCAGACCTCAACTGGGCCATCGGCGGCGAGGCCGGGGACGGTATCGACTCCACCGGCAAGATCTTCGCCCAGGCGCTCTCCAGGGCGGGACGGCACGTGTTTACCTCGAAGGACTTCGCCTCGCGCATCCGGGGCGGGTACACGGCCTACAAGATCAGGACGGCCGTCGAGGACGTCCAGAGCGTCGTCGATCGGCTCGACATTCTCGTCGCGCTCACCCAGCGCACCATCGACGAGAATCTCGACGAAATGCACGACGGCAGCGCCGTCATCTACGACGGCGAACGATCCTGGGACGCGGAGATCCCGGAGGAGATCACGGCCGTCGACGTTCCGCTGAAGTCCCTGGCCGAAGAGGCCGGCGGGGCAATCATGCGAAACATCGTCGCGCTCGGCGCGGCCTGTGAGATCACCGGCTTCGACGTCGAGTACCTCGACGAAGCCCTGGAGAAGCGCTTCGGCGGCAAGGGCTCGAAGATCGTCGAGAACAACAGGGAGGCAGCCAGACTCGGCCAGGAGTACGTCGAGGAGCACTACGACCTCGATCGCCTCGGCTACAATTTGGAGACGACAGACGAGGACTACGTCCTGCTGAACGGCAACGAGGCGATCGGCATGGGCGCCATCGCCGCCGGCTGCCGCTTCTACGCGGGCTACCCCATCACCCCCGCGACCTCGATCATGGAGTACCTGACGGGCCGCATCGACGACTACGGCGGCCACGTCGTCCAGGCCGAGGACGAACTCTCCGCAATCAACATGGCGCTGGGCGCCGCTCGCGGCGGCGCGCGTTCGATGACGGCGACCTCCGGGGCGGGGATCGACCTCATGACCGAGACGTTCGGCCTCGTGGCGACGAGCGAGACACCCCTCGTCATCGCCGACGTGCAGCGCTCCGGTCCCTCGACGGGGATGCCGACGAAGCAGGAGCAGGGCGACCTGAACATGGTCCTCTACGGCGGCCACGGCGAGGTCCCGCGCTTCGTCGTCGCCCCGACGACCGTCACCGAGTGCTTCTGGAAGACGATCGAGGCGTTCAACCTCGCGGAGAAGTACCAGACGCCGGTCTTCCTCGTCTCCGATCTGGCGATGTCGGTCACCGAACAGACGTTCCCGCCGGAGGCCTTCGACATGGACGACGTCGAGATCGACCGCGGGAAGATCGTCGACGAGGACGACGTCGAGGCGTGGCTCGACGACGAGGGTCGCTTCCGCGCCCACGCCGCGACCGACGACGGCATCAGTCCCCGAGCGCTCCCGGGCACGCTCGACGGCGCGCACATGAGTACCGGCCTCGAGCACGACGAACTCGGCCGCCGGACCGAGGAGACGGACGTTCGCGTCCAGCAGGTCGACAAACGTAACCGGAAAGTGGAGACCGCCAGGGCCGAGGAGGACTGGGACTACCGCGAGTTCGGCGACCCGGACGCCGACGATCTCGTCATCTCGTGGGGGTCGAACGAGGGTGCGATCGTCGAGGCGCTCGACCTGCTCGACGAGCGCGACGTCTCCGTCCGCGTCCTCTCGGTCCCCTATCTCTTCCCGCGTCCGAACCTCTCCGACGACGTCGAGGCGGCCGACGACGTGGTCGTCGTCGAGTGTAACGCGTCGGGACAGTTCGCCGACGTGATCGAACACGATACGCTGACCCGCGTCAAACGCATCAACAAGTACACGGGCGTTCGCTTCAAGGCGGACGAACTCGCAGACGACATCGAGGCGGCGCTCGCCGCGGAGGTACCAGCACAATGA